Within the Pseudomonas orientalis genome, the region CGGACAGTGACTCGCGTACGTCGTCCAACTTGAACGGCTTGATGATGGCAGTGACTAGCTTCATGAAAACTCTCTCCCGAATTGGTGGACTTGCCCCAGGAAAACAAACCCGTCTCAAGTCTAAGCGCAGTGCCTGGCTTTGTAACGCATCGTCGCCTGCGTATTACCGTGGCGACGCCAGCGAACCACTGGTGACGAAACCTGTACCCCTGATCCGTCGGCGCACTGCATTCGTCACAGCGACTGCATCAGTGCATGGGTCATGATCGTCTAAGCAGAAACCTTGCCAGCTCCGTAAAAATCACTGAAATCAGTCCGTTGTCCCCTTATGCCCACCCGCGGGGCGTTTCGGCAGCGGCAACGCGCATCAAAACAGTGCGCGACCGCCCATCCCCATGCGCGAAAAGCGTGCGCGTCAGGGGCGTGAAATGACTATAGACGCTGCGTGATACACTGCCGGCCAACTGTTTTCCGGAATATTTCCCATGCTCGCGCCCAAAGACTTCCTCGACGCCCTGAGCGGCCACGCCTCTCGCCTGTTCAGCGGCGACACCCCGCTGCCCCGCAACGAAATCGAAAGCCAGTTCAAGGCATTGCTGCAAAGTGGCTTCAGCAAGCTCGATCTGGTCAGCCGTGAAGAATTCGACAGCCAGATGGTGGTATTGGCCCGCACCCGTGCACGGCTGGAGAGCCTGGAAGCGAAGGTGGCGGAACTGGAAGCGCGGCTGACGCCCCCATCGGCCGAATAAACCCGATGAGTGTGAGAGGGAGCAAGCCCTGATGCCGCCCTCTGTAGGAGCGAGCTTGCTCGCGAAAAACTCATAGGCACCGCGTTCATTCAGGAAGCACGCGTTATCGTTGACGTTTTTCGCGAGCAAGCTCGCTCCTACAAAAAGCCTTAGCATCAGGGCTTGCCCCCTTCCTCACTTCGTGGCCTGGATACGTTCTGTAAAACCTCCCCGCCATCCTTATTCCCACCTCGTCTACCCTTGAAGAACCCGCAGGAAGCGGCCTCCTATTCAAGGATCGAGCATGTCCCTCGCCATCGTCCACAGCCGCGCCCAGGTCGGCGTCGAAGCCCCCGCCGTCACTGTCGAAGTGCACATGGCCAATGGGTTGCCGTCACTTACGCTGGTGGGTTTGCCGGAAACTGCGGTAAAGGAAAGCAAGGACCGCGTACGCAGCGCCATTCTCAACTCGGCCCTGCAATACCCGGCGCGGCGTATCACGCTCAACCTCGCGCCCGCCGACCTGCCCAAGGACGGCGGGCGTTTTGATCTGGCGATTGCCCTGGGGATCCTGGCGGCCAGCGTGCAGGTGCCGGCGTTGATGCTCGATGAGGTTGAGTGCCTGGGAGAGTTGGCGCTGTCCGGCGAAGTACGTGCGGTGAAAGGCGTGTTGCCGGCCGCTTTGGCGGCGCGCAAAGCCGGACGCACCTTGATAGTGCCCAGGGCAAACGCTGAGGAGGCGTGCCTGGCGTCAGGGTTGACGGTGATTGCAGTGGATCACTTGCTACAGGTGGTGGCGCATTTGAATGGGCATGTGCCGATCGAGCCCTACCGGTCGGATGGCTTGCTGTATCTGAACAAACCTTACCCGGACCTCAGCGAAGTCCAGGGCCAAATGGCTGCCAAGCGAGCCTTGCTGATCGCGGCGGCAGGCGCGCATAACCTGCTTCTTTAAAGGTAGCATTGGACCCATTTTTCCTAAGACTATAGTAGTGGCCTATGGACATTCCTTTTCGCCGGGATTAGGTTGAGACCGAGGAAGCTCGTTTCCGAAGCTGGTCGAAACTTGGACACACTTATACAACAAGGAAAGTTTTATGGTTCAGCAAGTGGCTCAAAGGCGTAAAATAGAACACTTAATTCATTTTACCCGAGTATCTAATCTAACTAGCATTCTTACGAACGGGATAATTCCACGTTCCACACTGCGAAACAACCACATTCAGTTTTTACATAATGACGACCATCGATTTGATGATCGTGAAGACAGGACTTGTCTGTCTATTACTTCTCCAAATTACAAAATGTTTTACCCTATGAGGTTGAACTATCCGGCAGATGATTGGGCTGTAATTAGGTTAAGCCCAAACATTCTATGGGAACTCGATTGCTTATTCACTGAGACAAACGCTGCTACGAGATACATAAAAGATACACCTGATAACGAGTTACGAGGTGCCGTAGCGCTCGAAAAATTATTCGCGGGCGAGGAGATGAGGC harbors:
- a CDS encoding accessory factor UbiK family protein yields the protein MLAPKDFLDALSGHASRLFSGDTPLPRNEIESQFKALLQSGFSKLDLVSREEFDSQMVVLARTRARLESLEAKVAELEARLTPPSAE
- a CDS encoding DarT ssDNA thymidine ADP-ribosyltransferase family protein, which translates into the protein MVQQVAQRRKIEHLIHFTRVSNLTSILTNGIIPRSTLRNNHIQFLHNDDHRFDDREDRTCLSITSPNYKMFYPMRLNYPADDWAVIRLSPNILWELDCLFTETNAATRYIKDTPDNELRGAVALEKLFAGEEMRQQLQLNSYDTTDVQAEVMVSGIIPPNYITDLNFTSKNKIKDLVALQAMAGAFPQFPWKIRAQYFYQR